In a single window of the Terriglobus roseus genome:
- a CDS encoding SpoIIE family protein phosphatase, translating into MDAIEEKPKRNVKPLRVASRSRASEASEVRLGPGDDAAVLSDQFEGDYRPSPNAQPTVPSVEIPGRELAASGEMNIPPTEPSHPENRIRVSSEHVDFLLRLAEALNNTLDLQTLMLRVAELVRAVVDYRIFAILLINDRTQELWMRFQVGHAPEIERMRVKLGRGVVGQAAQLRTSILVDDVRHLPHYISANPAVRSELAVPLIVKNRVIGVIDLESEQLAAFTQDQRRLLELVASRMAVAIENARLYTRLSRQAQTLTVLSEISREFTAILDLDTLLQRIGVLLKRVVDFQMFTVLLWSESRQQFVHRLSTRFGERVNRDRNAVMGQGIFGIAAEQKEPILVGDVRKDARYLGDNTAPGERGADTREVRSMLAVPLMYKERVVGVMALEHTRVNYYNEDHQRTLTTLAGQIAIAISNARLYERIFEEEQRMERDLQMAREVQMRLLPPPPKPLPHAEFAARFLPARSIGGDVYDFIQYGDNCVAIAVGDVSGKAAPAALYAALVSGILRSLAAQHLPPAAMLAALNDQLQERKLDSQYVTMLFAVWNDDAGTLSLANAGSVQPMLVSCEGDRMRARVIEAEGFPLGLFPNAEYEEFTISTRPGDLLVFFSDGIVDAENKNEEMFGTERLSEVLETLTQPDAEAAVEAVLDAVAKFQDGKDHFDDETLVVLRVL; encoded by the coding sequence AAGCCAAAGCGGAACGTGAAGCCACTGCGTGTGGCGTCGCGGTCCCGCGCCTCTGAGGCTTCCGAGGTGCGCCTCGGTCCGGGCGATGATGCCGCCGTCCTGTCCGACCAGTTCGAGGGTGACTATCGGCCAAGCCCCAACGCACAGCCGACCGTGCCGAGCGTTGAGATTCCGGGGCGCGAACTTGCAGCCAGCGGCGAAATGAACATTCCGCCCACGGAACCATCGCATCCTGAGAACCGTATCCGCGTCTCCAGTGAGCACGTCGACTTCCTGCTGAGACTGGCTGAGGCGCTGAACAATACGCTTGACCTGCAGACCTTGATGTTGCGTGTGGCGGAACTGGTACGCGCCGTCGTCGACTATCGTATCTTTGCCATTCTGCTGATCAACGACCGTACCCAGGAGCTGTGGATGCGCTTCCAGGTGGGCCACGCACCGGAGATCGAGCGCATGCGCGTGAAACTCGGCCGTGGTGTGGTCGGCCAGGCCGCGCAATTGCGGACCTCCATTCTGGTGGACGATGTACGACACCTGCCGCATTACATCAGCGCAAACCCGGCTGTGAGAAGCGAACTGGCGGTGCCGCTGATCGTCAAGAACCGGGTCATCGGCGTTATCGATCTTGAAAGTGAGCAGCTTGCTGCCTTCACCCAGGACCAGCGGCGCCTGCTGGAGTTGGTCGCGTCGCGCATGGCGGTGGCTATCGAGAATGCGAGGCTCTACACACGACTCTCGCGTCAGGCGCAGACGTTGACTGTGCTGAGTGAGATCAGCCGCGAGTTCACGGCAATTCTCGATCTGGACACGTTGCTTCAGCGTATTGGAGTGCTGCTGAAGCGTGTTGTCGATTTTCAGATGTTCACCGTGCTGTTGTGGAGTGAGAGCCGGCAGCAGTTTGTGCATCGTCTTTCCACTCGCTTTGGCGAGCGTGTGAACCGCGATCGCAATGCCGTGATGGGACAGGGCATCTTCGGCATCGCAGCGGAGCAAAAGGAGCCGATTCTTGTCGGTGATGTTCGCAAGGATGCGCGCTATCTAGGCGATAACACGGCACCCGGAGAGCGTGGGGCGGACACGCGCGAAGTGCGATCGATGCTGGCCGTGCCGCTGATGTACAAGGAGAGAGTCGTCGGCGTGATGGCGCTGGAACACACCCGCGTCAATTACTACAACGAAGACCATCAGCGAACGCTGACGACCCTTGCTGGACAGATCGCCATTGCAATCTCGAACGCGCGGCTCTATGAACGCATCTTCGAGGAAGAGCAGCGCATGGAGCGTGACCTGCAGATGGCGCGTGAAGTCCAGATGCGTCTGCTTCCGCCGCCGCCGAAGCCACTGCCGCACGCGGAGTTTGCTGCACGCTTTCTGCCGGCGCGCTCGATCGGTGGTGATGTCTACGACTTCATCCAGTACGGCGATAACTGCGTCGCCATTGCGGTAGGCGATGTCAGTGGAAAGGCAGCACCCGCTGCGCTCTATGCCGCCCTCGTCAGCGGCATCCTGCGTTCACTGGCGGCACAGCACCTGCCGCCCGCGGCGATGCTGGCTGCGCTGAATGATCAGTTGCAGGAGCGCAAGCTCGATTCGCAGTATGTGACCATGCTCTTCGCCGTATGGAACGACGACGCAGGCACGTTGAGCCTTGCCAACGCCGGTTCGGTACAGCCCATGCTTGTCTCCTGTGAGGGCGACCGAATGCGTGCGCGCGTCATTGAGGCGGAGGGCTTTCCACTGGGGCTGTTCCCCAACGCCGAGTATGAGGAGTTCACTATCTCCACGCGACCGGGCGATCTACTTGTCTTTTTCTCGGACGGCATCGTCGATGCCGAGAACAAGAATGAAGAGATGTTCGGGACGGAGCGCCTGAGTGAGGTGCTGGAGACGCTGACACAGCCCGATGCCGAGGCCGCTGTTGAGGCTGTGCTGGACGCTGTCGCGAAGTTCCAGGATGGCAAAGACCACTTCGACGATGAGACGTTGGTGGTTCTGCGCGTTCTTTGA
- the aroA gene encoding 3-phosphoshikimate 1-carboxyvinyltransferase produces MSSNSTTQTVQPARTVRGSVRLPGDKSISHRYAMLAGLAKGTSRLANFSTGADPHSSLACMEALGATVVKRDDGVIEVTGVAGTFQQPTRDLDCGNSGSTMRMLAGLVASHPGTYTFVGDASLTKRPMQRIKGPLEQMGARIELTDGHAPMTVHGGPLKAIDFSTPIASAQVKTAVLFAGLGADGTTTLQEAVRTRDHSEHALRAFGAELERGRDSISIRGGQALTAIEATVPGDLSSAAFFLCAALLFPDSQLVLDDVGMNPSRSTLLDVLTGMGLKITVLNLEEKHGEMIGTLQVNGAEVLKGAEITGTLPALIIDELPVIAAIAPYTRDGVTIRDAKELRVKESDRIALVVQNLRAMGAEVEEFEDGMHVPGGQTLRGGVVDSADDHRIAMAFAVAALRAEGETVIHGAEAAAISFPEFFTLLNEIAGR; encoded by the coding sequence ATGTCTTCGAACTCCACAACACAGACCGTGCAGCCTGCGCGCACGGTGCGCGGCAGCGTTCGTCTGCCGGGTGATAAGAGCATCTCGCACCGCTACGCCATGCTCGCCGGCCTTGCCAAGGGAACTTCCCGTCTTGCGAATTTCTCCACCGGCGCCGACCCGCACAGCTCGCTCGCATGCATGGAGGCGCTCGGCGCCACGGTCGTGAAGCGTGACGACGGCGTCATTGAAGTCACCGGTGTCGCTGGCACATTCCAGCAGCCGACACGTGACCTGGATTGCGGCAACAGCGGATCTACCATGCGCATGCTTGCCGGCCTCGTCGCGTCGCATCCCGGGACATACACGTTTGTTGGCGATGCTTCGCTGACGAAGCGGCCGATGCAGCGCATCAAGGGACCGCTTGAGCAGATGGGCGCACGTATTGAGTTGACCGACGGTCACGCTCCCATGACTGTGCATGGCGGCCCGTTGAAGGCCATCGACTTCAGCACACCCATTGCATCCGCGCAGGTGAAGACTGCGGTCCTGTTTGCGGGTCTCGGCGCTGACGGTACGACCACGCTGCAGGAGGCGGTGCGCACGCGCGACCACTCTGAGCACGCCTTGCGTGCCTTTGGCGCGGAACTCGAGCGCGGCCGCGATAGCATCTCCATTCGTGGTGGGCAGGCATTGACGGCCATTGAAGCTACGGTACCGGGAGATCTTTCGTCAGCCGCCTTCTTCCTGTGTGCTGCGCTCCTGTTCCCGGACTCGCAACTGGTGCTCGATGACGTGGGCATGAACCCCTCGCGATCCACCTTGTTGGACGTGCTTACCGGCATGGGTCTGAAGATCACGGTGTTGAACCTTGAAGAAAAGCACGGCGAGATGATCGGCACGCTGCAGGTAAACGGTGCTGAGGTCCTCAAGGGTGCGGAGATCACCGGTACGCTCCCGGCTCTGATCATTGATGAACTGCCGGTGATTGCTGCCATCGCTCCGTATACGCGCGACGGTGTGACCATTCGCGATGCGAAGGAACTGCGCGTGAAGGAATCCGACCGGATCGCGCTGGTCGTGCAGAATCTGCGTGCCATGGGCGCTGAGGTCGAAGAGTTCGAGGACGGCATGCACGTTCCCGGTGGTCAGACGCTACGCGGTGGCGTGGTCGATTCCGCCGATGACCATCGCATTGCCATGGCTTTTGCCGTGGCAGCGCTGCGAGCCGAGGGTGAGACAGTGATCCACGGTGCCGAAGCCGCGGCAATTTCCTTCCCGGAGTTCTTCACGCTGCTGAACGAGATCGCCGGGCGTTAA
- a CDS encoding glycosyltransferase family 4 protein, whose product MDTQRPIEIFIPEVEAFGGAERSDLALSRWLYQQGIENRVLTYEDRVGLARYVQHPLEVIQLRPERGVRAKVAALKAHFAGQKQQSRLIVSGYQPALHATLAGARGFQCLMHDTAALLGDAGHRSLKGKLRLGISNVIIGVGLRSGGATVVTSEFLQGECRSDFWIKAKIARMGGLPANSGFRERPFDGSLNLLSVCRIEANKRIDWMLEALAVLEKEARPLSAKADWRLDVAGKGSLIESLQKQAQQLGIADRVRFLGFVSDEDLQSLMHEAHLFLMPAVQGFGIPAVEALQTGIPVLLHRESGVSDILRATPWATVFEGGPEAMVPALRVAIDNLIEGKHIGTPLPPISTEDEWAAKVAGFCGWC is encoded by the coding sequence ATGGACACGCAGCGGCCTATCGAAATCTTCATACCGGAAGTGGAGGCGTTTGGCGGCGCCGAACGCAGCGACCTCGCACTTTCACGATGGCTCTATCAGCAAGGCATTGAGAACCGGGTGCTGACTTACGAGGATCGTGTTGGTCTGGCGAGATATGTCCAGCACCCTCTTGAGGTCATTCAATTGAGGCCCGAGCGTGGTGTGCGTGCCAAGGTTGCGGCGCTCAAAGCGCATTTCGCAGGGCAAAAACAGCAGTCGCGGTTGATTGTCTCTGGCTATCAACCCGCGCTGCACGCCACCCTTGCCGGCGCACGTGGCTTTCAATGCCTCATGCATGACACAGCTGCTCTGCTGGGAGACGCAGGTCATCGGTCGCTGAAGGGAAAGCTGCGGCTGGGGATCTCAAACGTCATTATTGGCGTCGGTCTTCGGTCAGGCGGCGCGACGGTCGTCACCAGTGAATTCCTGCAGGGTGAGTGTCGCAGTGACTTCTGGATCAAGGCAAAGATCGCGCGTATGGGAGGGCTGCCTGCAAATTCTGGCTTCCGCGAACGTCCGTTCGACGGCTCATTGAACTTGCTGTCTGTTTGCCGGATTGAAGCGAACAAGCGCATCGACTGGATGCTTGAAGCACTCGCAGTCCTGGAGAAGGAAGCGAGGCCTCTCTCCGCTAAGGCCGACTGGCGCCTGGACGTGGCGGGCAAAGGATCGTTGATTGAGTCACTGCAAAAACAAGCGCAGCAACTGGGCATCGCAGATCGTGTGCGCTTCCTGGGATTTGTCTCTGATGAAGATCTGCAGTCGTTGATGCACGAAGCGCATTTGTTCCTGATGCCGGCCGTGCAGGGCTTTGGTATACCTGCGGTTGAGGCGCTTCAGACGGGAATCCCGGTTTTGCTGCATCGCGAGAGTGGTGTGAGTGACATCCTGCGCGCTACGCCGTGGGCGACCGTCTTTGAAGGTGGACCGGAGGCGATGGTGCCTGCGTTGCGAGTGGCCATCGATAATCTCATCGAAGGCAAGCACATCGGAACGCCACTGCCACCTATCTCCACAGAAGACGAGTGGGCCGCCAAGGTGGCAGGGTTTTGCGGTTGGTGCTGA
- a CDS encoding UdgX family uracil-DNA binding protein (This protein belongs to the uracil DNA glycosylase superfamily, members of which act in excision repair of DNA. However, it belongs more specifically to UdgX branch, whose founding member was found to bind uracil in DNA (where it does not belong), without cleaving it, appears to promote DNA repair by a pathway involving RecA, rather than base excision.) has product MIASTTRRVRVEPDFNAWRDVARAALSQGLAPDDVDFEDATVPSSSDLFQSASLPLEISTEAKAPHVPKAFLQKAQIASYHRDAQRWNLLYRLLWRLQSNRDLLKVEVDRDVNELLRLEQQVRRDEHKMHAFVRFRNVQQDGEEHFIAWYEPQHRILELAAPFFAERFAVMRWSILTPDGSVSWEPATKQLQYGPAVTRDQAPAVDELEELWKSYYANIFNPARLNPDAMRSHMPVRYWGNLPEVDLLPNLMATAAKRVEGMVALQSGRPSAAPFVPASHTLKAINAALPSCKGCDLYCHATQVVPGRGSLHASLVLVGEQPGDQEDKQGEPFVGPAGGVLRRALAEAGIHDADVYMTNAVKHFKFVQRGKLRLHQNPRMSEIVACKPWLLAELDALKPKIVLCLGASASKSLLGGTFSLMRDRGKILSTPFAEQVMATFHPSAILRARDEPTREELYKHLRDDLIAANRLALAAG; this is encoded by the coding sequence GTGATCGCCTCGACAACGAGGCGTGTCCGCGTCGAACCAGACTTCAACGCGTGGCGAGACGTTGCGCGTGCAGCGCTCTCCCAGGGCTTGGCGCCCGATGATGTCGACTTCGAGGATGCGACGGTCCCCTCATCCAGCGATCTCTTCCAGAGCGCTTCTTTGCCTCTTGAGATCAGCACCGAAGCCAAGGCACCGCATGTTCCGAAGGCCTTCCTGCAGAAGGCTCAGATCGCCTCCTATCATCGAGACGCGCAACGTTGGAACCTGCTCTACCGTCTGCTGTGGCGCTTGCAATCCAACCGCGATCTGCTGAAGGTCGAGGTGGATCGCGATGTGAACGAATTGCTGCGCCTGGAGCAGCAGGTGCGTCGCGATGAGCACAAGATGCACGCCTTCGTCCGCTTCCGCAACGTGCAGCAGGACGGTGAAGAACACTTCATCGCCTGGTACGAACCGCAGCATCGCATCCTCGAACTCGCGGCACCGTTCTTCGCCGAACGCTTTGCGGTCATGCGCTGGTCAATCCTGACGCCTGACGGATCCGTATCCTGGGAGCCTGCAACGAAGCAGTTGCAGTACGGCCCCGCCGTGACGCGCGACCAAGCGCCTGCGGTAGACGAACTGGAAGAGCTCTGGAAAAGTTATTACGCCAACATCTTCAATCCGGCGCGGCTGAATCCTGACGCGATGCGCAGCCACATGCCGGTGCGTTACTGGGGCAACCTGCCAGAGGTCGACCTGCTTCCCAATCTCATGGCGACCGCAGCGAAACGTGTGGAAGGCATGGTGGCGCTGCAGAGCGGCAGGCCAAGTGCCGCGCCCTTCGTCCCTGCCTCACACACGCTCAAAGCGATCAATGCTGCGCTCCCTTCGTGCAAAGGTTGCGACCTGTACTGCCACGCGACACAGGTGGTGCCAGGTCGTGGGAGCCTGCATGCATCGCTGGTTTTGGTGGGTGAACAGCCGGGCGACCAGGAAGACAAGCAGGGGGAACCCTTCGTGGGACCGGCGGGCGGTGTACTGCGCCGCGCGCTCGCAGAGGCCGGCATCCACGACGCCGATGTCTACATGACCAATGCCGTGAAGCACTTCAAATTTGTGCAGCGCGGCAAGCTGCGCCTGCACCAGAATCCGCGGATGAGCGAGATCGTCGCATGCAAACCCTGGCTGCTGGCGGAACTGGATGCGTTGAAGCCGAAGATCGTTCTCTGCCTCGGAGCGTCTGCATCGAAATCTCTGCTGGGCGGAACCTTCTCTCTCATGCGAGATCGCGGAAAGATTTTGTCTACGCCCTTCGCCGAGCAGGTGATGGCGACCTTCCATCCATCCGCCATCCTTCGCGCACGCGACGAACCAACGCGCGAGGAACTCTATAAGCACCTTCGTGACGACTTGATTGCAGCGAACAGGCTGGCGCTCGCTGCGGGGTAG
- a CDS encoding putative DNA modification/repair radical SAM protein, producing MTVQQKLEILADAAKYDASCASSGAKRAGNGQGVGHSDGNGICHSYTPDGRCVSLLKLLLTNFCTYDCVFCVNRVSSDIRRARFTPDEIVTLTLDFYKRNYIEGLFLSSGIIQSPDYTMEQLIAVAKTLRTVHHFGGYIHIKAIPGCAQRLLDEAGLYADRLSANIELPTQQDLVQLAPEKKSAVIETTMTQIHERKQEADEDRTRFQSAPKFAPAGQSTQMVIGATPSTDREIITRASGLYNSYKLRRVYYTGFSPYPEADTRLPLKASPMIREHRLYQADWLMRHYGFAADEITTEKEPELDLAIDPKLGWARRHPEFFPVDVNAAPRETLLRVPGLGYRNVDRILSIRRYHRLGIEDLRKLHVRLKDATNYLIAADHFPAPPDAAGLVAPPAVVTKPAAQQMGLFEEAGRSALWGAL from the coding sequence ATGACCGTACAGCAGAAGCTCGAGATCCTTGCCGATGCGGCGAAGTACGATGCCTCCTGCGCGTCCTCGGGCGCGAAGCGGGCAGGCAACGGTCAGGGCGTCGGCCACTCCGACGGCAACGGTATCTGTCACAGCTACACACCGGACGGCCGCTGCGTCAGTCTGCTGAAACTGCTGCTCACCAACTTCTGTACTTACGACTGCGTCTTTTGCGTCAATCGCGTCAGCAGCGACATACGCCGCGCACGATTCACGCCAGACGAGATTGTCACGCTCACGCTCGACTTCTACAAACGCAACTACATCGAAGGACTGTTCCTGTCATCCGGCATCATCCAGTCACCGGATTACACGATGGAGCAGCTGATTGCAGTCGCAAAGACCCTGCGAACCGTGCATCACTTCGGCGGATATATCCACATCAAGGCTATCCCTGGCTGTGCGCAGCGCTTGCTTGACGAGGCGGGTCTCTACGCGGACCGTCTCTCTGCGAACATCGAACTGCCGACCCAGCAGGATCTTGTTCAGCTCGCACCGGAAAAGAAATCGGCCGTTATCGAGACCACGATGACTCAGATCCATGAGCGTAAGCAGGAGGCCGACGAGGACCGCACACGCTTCCAGTCGGCGCCGAAGTTTGCCCCCGCCGGTCAGAGTACGCAAATGGTGATCGGTGCCACGCCTTCGACCGATCGTGAGATCATCACGCGCGCGAGCGGCCTCTACAACAGCTATAAGCTGCGCCGGGTTTACTACACGGGCTTTTCGCCCTACCCCGAGGCGGACACGCGGCTGCCGCTGAAGGCATCGCCCATGATCCGCGAGCATCGCCTGTATCAGGCCGATTGGCTGATGCGGCACTATGGCTTCGCTGCGGATGAGATCACCACAGAGAAAGAGCCCGAGCTTGATCTGGCCATCGATCCGAAGCTCGGCTGGGCGCGCCGTCATCCGGAGTTTTTCCCCGTTGACGTCAACGCTGCACCGCGCGAGACGCTGCTGCGCGTCCCCGGACTTGGCTATCGCAACGTTGATCGCATCCTTAGCATTCGCCGCTACCATCGCCTGGGCATCGAAGATCTTCGCAAACTTCATGTTCGTCTGAAGGATGCGACGAACTATCTCATTGCCGCCGACCATTTCCCTGCACCTCCCGATGCTGCGGGACTCGTAGCGCCGCCAGCGGTGGTGACAAAGCCTGCTGCACAACAGATGGGCTTGTTCGAAGAAGCAGGCCGTAGTGCTCTCTGGGGCGCTCTGTGA
- the hpt gene encoding hypoxanthine phosphoribosyltransferase: MPTPTLPFVPASTCEVLFSVEQIRERVLAIGKQISEDYKGESIVLVGVLKGAAIFLADLARAIEVDNTFDFVAVSSYGKGKTSSGAVKLIKDLDVPIEGKHVIVVEDILDTGLTLSYLRKLMLQHKPASLKIATCLDKPERRLVPIEADYVCFSIPNRFVIGYGMDYAEKYRNVADIRLFPEDKA, translated from the coding sequence ATGCCGACTCCCACGCTGCCCTTCGTCCCCGCGTCCACCTGCGAAGTTCTCTTCTCCGTTGAGCAGATACGCGAACGTGTCCTCGCCATCGGCAAGCAGATCAGCGAGGACTACAAAGGCGAGAGCATCGTCCTGGTGGGCGTACTCAAGGGTGCGGCCATCTTCCTTGCAGACCTTGCGCGAGCCATTGAGGTCGATAACACCTTCGACTTCGTCGCGGTCTCCAGCTACGGCAAGGGCAAGACCAGCAGTGGCGCGGTCAAGCTCATCAAGGATCTCGACGTACCCATTGAAGGCAAGCATGTCATCGTCGTCGAAGACATTCTGGACACGGGACTAACACTCAGCTACCTGCGCAAACTGATGCTCCAGCACAAGCCTGCCTCGCTCAAGATCGCCACATGCCTCGATAAGCCGGAGCGTCGTCTGGTGCCCATCGAAGCCGACTATGTGTGCTTCAGCATTCCGAATCGCTTCGTCATCGGCTACGGGATGGACTATGCAGAGAAGTACCGTAATGTCGCGGATATCCGGCTGTTCCCGGAGGACAAGGCGTAG
- a CDS encoding prolipoprotein diacylglyceryl transferase, translating to MFPYLHLGSLSLGTFGILMWLAAVTSAYVLHRAFVRAGVSADAIVVVSTVMIAGVVGAKLWHELQHPMQLRLAMQEVVLPGWSKPLEVATRFFHWFQAGFAWFGGLLFGIGALMWQGRTHKIGAVRMLDLAAPAAAIGYGVGRIGCLTSGDGDYGLATTLPWGIHIHDDALDPPQPNPPGLLVQPTPIYELLFSLALGWYLWVRGRKGDLPIGQLTGEYLVLSGVGRFLVELVRRNERLYLGMSNAQVASLGTVLVGALIIAISRSRREHPAVVEQTA from the coding sequence ATGTTTCCGTATCTGCACCTCGGCTCGCTCTCGCTCGGTACCTTCGGCATCCTGATGTGGCTGGCGGCGGTGACCTCGGCTTACGTTCTGCATCGCGCGTTTGTACGGGCAGGTGTCTCGGCGGACGCAATCGTCGTCGTCTCGACGGTCATGATCGCAGGCGTCGTCGGCGCCAAGCTGTGGCACGAATTGCAGCACCCCATGCAGCTTCGTCTGGCAATGCAGGAAGTGGTTTTGCCCGGCTGGTCGAAGCCGCTTGAGGTCGCCACGCGTTTCTTCCACTGGTTTCAGGCTGGGTTCGCGTGGTTCGGAGGCTTGCTCTTCGGCATCGGCGCACTCATGTGGCAGGGACGCACGCACAAGATCGGTGCGGTTCGCATGCTGGATCTTGCTGCCCCTGCTGCCGCTATCGGTTATGGCGTGGGACGCATCGGCTGCCTGACCTCGGGAGACGGAGATTATGGCCTCGCGACAACGTTGCCGTGGGGCATTCACATTCACGACGACGCGCTCGATCCGCCGCAGCCCAACCCTCCAGGCCTGCTGGTGCAACCAACGCCTATCTACGAGCTGCTGTTTTCCCTGGCACTCGGCTGGTACCTTTGGGTGCGTGGTCGCAAGGGAGATCTACCCATCGGTCAACTCACGGGTGAGTACCTGGTGCTGAGTGGTGTTGGTCGTTTCCTGGTCGAACTGGTGCGCCGCAACGAACGTCTCTACCTGGGTATGAGCAATGCGCAGGTGGCTTCGCTGGGCACCGTCCTGGTAGGTGCGCTCATCATCGCCATCTCACGCAGCCGCCGGGAACACCCCGCTGTGGTCGAGCAGACTGCCTAA
- a CDS encoding M48 family peptidase — translation MPPFDIRFRRFVSLNTTIRLREGKLLVSLSDLLQSAPQSVLEAIAHILIAKLYRKPIAASHSDRYRRYTSSEAVSRQAEQTRQTRGRKQIHTAIGHFYDLDEVFEAVNRRFFHGLLGRPILTWSGHHARRMLGHYDAAHNTIVVSRVFDAAHVPRFAIEYLMYHEMLHLKHPVVRARTGRRCIHSREFQAEEKLFPEFEEAKAFLRKL, via the coding sequence ATGCCGCCATTCGACATCCGCTTCCGGCGTTTCGTCTCGCTCAACACGACCATCCGTCTGCGTGAAGGAAAACTGCTGGTAAGCCTGTCTGACCTGCTGCAGTCCGCTCCGCAGTCCGTTCTGGAGGCTATCGCTCACATCCTGATTGCGAAGCTCTATCGCAAACCGATCGCCGCCTCACACTCCGATCGTTACCGCCGCTACACCTCGTCCGAAGCGGTCAGCCGGCAGGCGGAGCAGACTCGCCAGACGCGCGGCCGGAAGCAGATTCACACCGCCATCGGCCACTTCTACGATCTGGATGAGGTCTTTGAAGCGGTCAATCGCCGCTTCTTCCACGGTCTGCTTGGGCGGCCGATTCTCACCTGGAGCGGCCACCACGCCCGCCGGATGCTGGGGCACTACGACGCCGCGCACAACACGATAGTGGTCAGCCGTGTCTTTGACGCGGCACACGTTCCACGCTTCGCCATCGAGTACCTGATGTACCACGAGATGCTGCACCTGAAGCACCCGGTAGTACGGGCCCGCACCGGTCGCCGCTGCATCCACTCGCGCGAGTTTCAGGCCGAGGAGAAGCTCTTTCCGGAGTTTGAAGAGGCAAAGGCTTTTCTGCGAAAGCTTTAG
- a CDS encoding tetratricopeptide repeat protein, protein MKLSLALAFIVAATAHAQIQMPPGTTSPVPDSKQPVAPTAESAAVQAAEESIGAGKYADAVALLRPLAKPTQKNERVFYDLAFAQDALNNDKEAAAAYRNAVSLKPEDVPARVSLGLLLARTGNVKDAEEQLTAATQIPGADKELQARAYRALAQIHFSDPAQAIPDLVEALKLSPETPDDAAMAAELAESQHNDAATEKAYAHASELNPADIDVAVGYARVLSRRKQPVVAETVLKAALQSHPQNHVLLAELASEQLLNGQTEAALPSLTQLHSAEPGNAAIAQLLARAFTTAGEPDKAYTLYESLLKSDPDDVTLLSGASDALIRLRRSPEAEPLLQRALAHPDRFPNREAMAQAAGELAFAASSNKDYETVLAALATRNAVLPSQAAYVFLAASAHDALHHTKAAQEQYHLFLQQSGGSLPDQEWQAKQRLQILDRAR, encoded by the coding sequence GTGAAGCTAAGTCTCGCTCTCGCGTTCATCGTCGCCGCAACGGCACACGCCCAGATACAGATGCCGCCGGGCACAACCTCGCCCGTGCCCGACAGTAAACAGCCAGTAGCGCCGACTGCTGAGAGTGCCGCAGTGCAGGCCGCGGAAGAGAGTATCGGTGCGGGCAAGTATGCAGACGCTGTCGCACTGCTGAGACCACTCGCAAAGCCGACGCAAAAAAATGAGCGCGTTTTCTACGATCTGGCGTTTGCGCAGGACGCCCTGAACAACGACAAAGAGGCAGCAGCGGCATATCGCAATGCCGTCAGCCTGAAACCGGAGGATGTTCCTGCCCGCGTCTCATTGGGACTGCTGCTTGCCCGCACCGGCAATGTGAAGGATGCGGAAGAGCAGCTGACGGCAGCGACCCAGATTCCCGGGGCGGACAAGGAACTACAAGCCCGGGCATACCGCGCCCTCGCACAGATTCACTTCAGCGACCCCGCGCAGGCTATTCCCGACCTGGTGGAAGCGCTGAAGCTCTCCCCTGAAACACCGGATGACGCCGCGATGGCGGCAGAGCTCGCGGAGTCGCAACACAACGACGCTGCGACTGAAAAAGCCTACGCACACGCATCGGAACTCAATCCTGCAGATATTGATGTCGCCGTGGGTTACGCACGTGTTCTCAGCCGACGCAAGCAGCCTGTCGTAGCCGAGACAGTGCTGAAGGCCGCGCTCCAGAGTCATCCTCAGAACCACGTGCTGCTTGCGGAACTGGCCTCCGAGCAGTTGCTGAACGGGCAGACAGAAGCGGCGCTGCCATCCCTGACACAGCTGCACTCCGCGGAACCTGGCAACGCAGCCATCGCGCAGTTGCTGGCTCGAGCGTTCACTACGGCCGGCGAGCCAGACAAAGCTTATACCCTGTACGAAAGTCTGCTGAAGTCAGATCCAGACGATGTCACACTTCTTTCCGGAGCGTCGGACGCACTGATCCGGCTGAGGCGTTCGCCAGAAGCTGAGCCCCTGCTGCAGAGGGCGCTCGCTCATCCTGACCGCTTCCCAAACCGGGAGGCAATGGCCCAGGCAGCTGGCGAGCTGGCATTTGCCGCGTCCTCAAACAAGGACTACGAAACCGTACTGGCAGCTTTGGCGACGCGCAACGCGGTGCTGCCCTCCCAGGCGGCGTACGTCTTCCTTGCTGCGTCGGCGCACGACGCCCTGCACCACACCAAAGCAGCCCAGGAGCAATACCACTTGTTTTTGCAACAGTCTGGTGGTAGCCTTCCTGACCAAGAGTGGCAGGCGAAACAACGGCTGCAGATTCTTGATCGGGCGAGGTAA